From Pseudomonadota bacterium, a single genomic window includes:
- the greA gene encoding transcription elongation factor GreA: MTPRGYARLKEDLRQCKAERPRLSEIILVARELGDLSENAEYHAAKERQGFLEGRIRDLESKLALSNVIDPAKLSGERVVFGATVKVEDSESGEQAVYTIVGEDESDAKQGLISISSPLARALINHTIGDEVTVRAPGGPRDYEIVDVSFSALTSEGASEPK, translated from the coding sequence ATGACCCCCCGCGGCTACGCGCGCCTCAAGGAAGACCTGCGCCAGTGCAAGGCCGAGCGGCCGCGCCTCTCGGAGATCATCCTGGTCGCGCGCGAGCTCGGCGATCTCTCGGAGAACGCCGAGTACCACGCCGCCAAGGAGCGCCAGGGGTTCCTCGAAGGGCGCATCCGCGATCTCGAATCGAAGCTCGCGCTCTCGAACGTGATCGATCCGGCCAAGCTCTCGGGCGAACGCGTCGTCTTCGGCGCCACGGTCAAGGTCGAGGACTCGGAGAGCGGCGAGCAGGCCGTCTACACCATCGTCGGCGAGGACGAATCGGATGCCAAGCAGGGCCTGATCTCGATCAGCTCGCCCCTGGCTCGCGCGCTGATCAACCACACCATCGGCGATGAGGTCACGGTCCGGGCGCCCGGCGGTCCGCGCGACTACGAAATCGTCGATGTCTCGTTCAGCGCGCTGACCAGCGAGGGCGCGAGCGAGCCCAAGTAA
- a CDS encoding HEAT repeat domain-containing protein has translation MLKSLFNRDERRARSLQRAIAKAGNPRIKPDDRQPALQRLFDDGSDQAIEGLLRRFSFNYDTNLVSDEDEKDYVFEGLLSLGERVLPALRLHLSSSPSLSWGLRLLGEACSPQQKWEVLAEVLARYEPGYERDPSRKVQLIACLGAFDDPRVPAAIVPFLQDHDETVRFVTVEGLIARGNEAVAREPLLALLIDPEEESRRLKNRILQGFVATEWTVKGHRGTIEQQLPDDYVIDGKGRIRPKKEPTR, from the coding sequence GTGCTGAAATCCCTCTTCAATCGCGACGAACGACGGGCGCGCTCGCTGCAGCGCGCGATCGCCAAGGCTGGCAACCCACGCATCAAGCCCGACGATCGTCAGCCGGCGCTGCAGCGGCTCTTCGATGACGGCAGCGATCAGGCCATCGAGGGCCTGCTGCGCCGCTTCAGTTTCAACTACGACACCAACCTCGTCAGCGACGAGGACGAAAAGGATTACGTCTTCGAGGGGCTGCTCTCGCTCGGCGAGCGCGTGCTTCCCGCGCTGCGGCTCCACCTGAGCAGCTCGCCCTCGCTCTCTTGGGGGCTGCGCCTGCTCGGCGAGGCCTGCTCGCCTCAGCAGAAGTGGGAGGTCCTGGCCGAGGTGCTCGCGCGCTACGAGCCCGGCTATGAGCGTGATCCCTCGCGCAAGGTTCAGCTGATCGCGTGTCTCGGTGCCTTCGACGACCCCCGCGTGCCTGCCGCGATCGTCCCCTTCCTGCAAGATCACGACGAGACCGTTCGCTTCGTCACCGTCGAGGGGCTGATCGCGCGCGGCAACGAGGCGGTCGCCCGCGAGCCCCTGCTCGCGCTCTTGATCGATCCCGAGGAGGAGAGCCGTCGGCTGAAGAACCGCATCCTCCAGGGCTTCGTGGCTACCGAGTGGACCGTCAAGGGTCATCGGGGCACGATCGAGCAGCAGCTCCCCGACGACTACGTCATCGACGGCAAGGGCCGCATTCGGCCGAAGAAGGAGCCGACGCGATGA
- a CDS encoding DUF1343 domain-containing protein, whose amino-acid sequence MALGGAAALLLLTVSPLARGATHAGVGVDAPWPACQAARLPQALPEAVGVLPELVADLDAVVDDARAGGAVDAVALVVLRAGRVIYRRAWGRARPEAIFDLASLTKVVATLPLVRQLVAAGRLGFDDRLSLHLPWLRGRSLGALTVRELASHRGGLPSVLRFPRRGPGEAPRLRDERATLRERLQKASWSPRWRGRFRYSDLGYVLLGMLVEQLGGGRSLARLAHDRIFAPIGLCDTGFVVAGARLARVINPWPDGSYAGVVYDPMAVRLRGVAGHAGLYSTADDLARFAQAQLEAAAQGRMAAPAFELGWRAGLPYGGGRPGGAAPAGDLSVHQFGFTGTSLWIDPMTRTAVVLLSDRTRRAPPSSLVELRRRVHGVVKTALLQRPARAVRTGLDQLVDSGFAALRGLRIGLITNDAAIDARGRSAVQLLLGAKGVRLVAIFAAEHGLAVNREGPIADGHYSGAAGNRVPVHSLWGARRRLPAAVLKGLDALVFDLPTVGVRYYTYLTTLAGALEAAVRQRLRVFVLDRPNPLGGAAMDGPVAEEGAPSATHYLPLPVRYALTTGEVAMLFRAEGRIEVELTVVPVVGWSREWRHDAWGGPWRAPSPNLPSWRHALLYAATGLLEGTNLSVGRGTQSPFALLGAPWIEAGALARWLNARRLPGVAFVPRQFRPAVGEHRGRVCQGVRLLLTDLDAFRPTLTAVTLMAGLYRAHRGQWDSTRLSRMVRDAPTLAALLRGDDPVAIAAGWQPALERFARLRQRYLLYP is encoded by the coding sequence GTGGCGCTGGGCGGAGCCGCCGCGCTCCTCTTACTGACCGTCAGCCCGCTCGCTCGGGGCGCGACGCACGCTGGCGTGGGCGTCGACGCGCCCTGGCCTGCCTGTCAGGCGGCCCGGCTGCCGCAGGCGCTGCCGGAGGCGGTCGGCGTGCTGCCGGAACTCGTCGCCGATCTCGACGCCGTGGTCGACGACGCCCGGGCGGGCGGAGCGGTCGACGCGGTGGCCTTGGTGGTGCTGCGCGCCGGCCGCGTGATCTACCGTCGCGCCTGGGGTCGTGCCCGACCCGAGGCGATCTTCGACCTCGCCTCGCTGACCAAGGTGGTGGCGACCCTGCCGCTGGTTCGGCAGCTCGTCGCGGCCGGTCGCCTGGGTTTCGACGATCGCCTTTCTCTGCACCTGCCGTGGCTTCGCGGGCGATCGCTCGGCGCCCTGACCGTCCGTGAGCTGGCCAGCCATCGCGGTGGCCTGCCCTCGGTGTTGCGCTTTCCACGGCGCGGGCCCGGCGAGGCTCCGCGCCTGCGCGACGAGCGCGCCACGCTCCGCGAGCGGCTGCAGAAGGCGTCTTGGTCGCCGCGCTGGCGCGGGCGCTTTCGCTACAGCGACCTGGGCTACGTCCTGCTCGGCATGCTGGTCGAGCAGCTTGGTGGTGGGCGCTCCTTGGCGCGCCTGGCCCACGATCGGATCTTCGCGCCGATTGGCCTCTGCGATACGGGCTTCGTTGTGGCGGGGGCGCGGCTGGCTCGCGTGATCAACCCCTGGCCCGATGGCTCCTATGCGGGCGTGGTCTATGACCCGATGGCCGTGCGCCTGCGCGGCGTCGCCGGGCACGCGGGCCTCTACAGCACGGCTGACGATCTCGCCCGCTTCGCCCAGGCGCAGCTCGAGGCCGCGGCGCAGGGTCGGATGGCGGCGCCAGCCTTCGAGCTCGGTTGGCGCGCAGGCCTGCCCTACGGCGGCGGTCGGCCAGGCGGTGCCGCGCCGGCCGGCGACCTCTCCGTCCACCAGTTCGGCTTCACCGGGACCTCGCTCTGGATCGACCCGATGACGCGCACGGCGGTCGTCCTGCTCTCCGACCGCACCCGCCGCGCGCCGCCCTCGTCGCTGGTGGAGCTGCGCCGGCGCGTCCATGGCGTGGTGAAGACGGCGCTCTTGCAGCGGCCGGCGCGGGCCGTGCGCACGGGGCTGGACCAGCTCGTGGACAGTGGCTTCGCGGCGTTGCGCGGTCTTCGCATCGGGCTGATCACCAACGACGCGGCGATCGATGCGCGGGGTCGCAGTGCGGTTCAGCTCTTGCTCGGCGCGAAGGGCGTGCGACTGGTCGCGATCTTCGCCGCCGAGCATGGTCTCGCGGTGAATCGCGAGGGACCGATCGCCGATGGCCATTACAGCGGTGCCGCCGGTAATCGCGTGCCCGTGCACAGTCTGTGGGGAGCGCGACGGCGCCTTCCCGCCGCCGTACTGAAGGGGCTCGATGCCCTGGTCTTCGATCTGCCGACGGTCGGCGTGCGCTACTACACCTATCTCACCACGCTCGCCGGGGCCCTCGAAGCGGCGGTGCGGCAGCGCTTGCGCGTCTTCGTGCTGGACCGCCCCAATCCGCTCGGTGGCGCAGCAATGGACGGTCCGGTGGCGGAGGAGGGAGCGCCTAGCGCGACGCACTATCTTCCCCTGCCGGTGCGTTACGCGCTCACGACCGGCGAGGTGGCGATGCTCTTCCGTGCTGAGGGACGGATCGAGGTGGAGCTGACGGTCGTGCCGGTGGTCGGCTGGTCGCGCGAGTGGCGTCACGATGCCTGGGGCGGGCCCTGGCGGGCGCCCTCGCCGAACTTGCCGAGCTGGCGCCACGCGCTGCTCTATGCCGCGACGGGTTTGCTCGAGGGCACGAATCTGTCGGTGGGGCGCGGTACGCAAAGCCCCTTTGCGCTCCTGGGTGCGCCCTGGATCGAGGCCGGCGCCTTGGCTCGCTGGCTCAATGCGCGTCGGCTCCCCGGTGTGGCTTTCGTTCCCAGGCAGTTCAGGCCCGCGGTCGGAGAGCATCGCGGGCGAGTGTGCCAGGGTGTGCGCCTGCTGTTGACCGACCTCGACGCCTTTCGGCCGACGCTGACGGCCGTGACCCTGATGGCGGGGCTCTACCGCGCCCACCGGGGGCAGTGGGATTCTACCCGGCTGTCGCGCATGGTTCGGGACGCGCCAACCCTCGCTGCCCTGCTGCGTGGGGATGATCCCGTGGCGATCGCTGCTGGCTGGCAGCCGGCGCTCGAGCGCTTCGCGCGACTGCGCCAGCGCTACTTGCTCTATCCCTGA
- a CDS encoding type 1 glutamine amidotransferase, giving the protein MLPVRVFRHHPNEGPGFLAEVLAAQGLPLELICVDAGAEVPARWDDVAGLVFMGGPMSANDRLPWIAAELRLIREAVGAGVPVLGHCLGGQLISLALGGRVTRHDAPEIGWFEVERVDSAETSAWRDTVPARFVAFHWHGETFSLPVGAALLLRGAHCTHQGFAIGSTTLGLQCHVEMTTAMVEQWAAGSDAPASATSTVQTPEAMTIDLPRRVATLQDAAARLYAPWVAAVAARRAALAPRY; this is encoded by the coding sequence ATGCTACCCGTCCGCGTGTTCCGCCATCATCCCAACGAGGGTCCGGGCTTCCTCGCCGAGGTGCTGGCAGCCCAAGGCCTCCCCCTCGAGCTGATCTGCGTCGATGCAGGCGCGGAGGTCCCCGCCCGCTGGGACGACGTCGCCGGCCTGGTCTTCATGGGCGGCCCGATGAGCGCCAACGATCGACTGCCCTGGATCGCGGCCGAGCTGCGGCTGATCCGCGAGGCCGTCGGCGCCGGGGTACCCGTGCTCGGTCACTGCCTCGGGGGACAACTGATCAGCCTCGCGCTCGGCGGTCGCGTCACGCGTCACGACGCGCCCGAGATCGGCTGGTTCGAGGTCGAGCGCGTCGACAGCGCCGAGACCAGCGCCTGGCGCGACACGGTGCCCGCGCGCTTCGTCGCGTTTCATTGGCATGGCGAGACCTTTTCCCTGCCGGTAGGCGCGGCGCTGCTGCTGCGCGGCGCCCACTGCACCCATCAGGGCTTCGCGATCGGCAGCACGACTCTCGGACTGCAATGCCATGTCGAGATGACGACCGCGATGGTCGAGCAGTGGGCCGCGGGGAGCGACGCCCCCGCGAGCGCGACCAGCACGGTGCAGACGCCCGAAGCGATGACGATCGACCTGCCCCGTCGCGTGGCCACGCTGCAGGACGCGGCCGCCCGCCTCTACGCCCCCTGGGTCGCTGCCGTCGCCGCACGGCGCGCCGCGCTCGCGCCGCGCTATTGA